The proteins below come from a single Juglans regia cultivar Chandler chromosome 12, Walnut 2.0, whole genome shotgun sequence genomic window:
- the LOC109007921 gene encoding WD-40 repeat-containing protein MSI4-like, giving the protein MKDRGKDTEPSVDERYTQWKSLVPVLYDWLANHNLVWPSLSCRWGPQLEQATYKNRQRLYLSEQTDGSVPNTLVIANCEVVKPRVAAAEHISQFNEEARSPFVKKYKTIIHPGEVNRIRELPQNSKIVATHTDSPDVLIWDVEAQPNRHAVLGATNSRPDLILTGHQDNAEFALAMCPTEPFVLSGGKDKSVVLWSIHDHISTLAADTGTTKSPGSGGTNSKHASKVGGSADKPIDSPSIGPRGIYQGHNDTVEDVQFCPSSAQEFCSVGDDSCLILWDARVGSTPVVKVEKAHGADIHCVDWNPHDVNFILTGSADATVHMFDRRNLTSGDVGSPVHKFEGHNAAVLCVQWSPDKSSVFGSSAEDGILNIWDHEKVGKKHDSIGSKMPNFPPGLFFRHAGHRDKVVDFHWNASDPWTIVSVSDDCESTGGGGTLQIWRMIDLIYRPEEEVLAELDKFKSHILTCSS; this is encoded by the exons ATGAAGGACAGAGGTAAAGACACTGAACCATCGGTGGATGAGAGGTACACACAGTGGAAGTCCCTAGTGCCGGTGCTCTACGACTGGCTCGCCAACCACAACCTCGTCTGGCCTTCTCTTTCTTGCCG ATGGGGTCCGCAACTAGAGCAAGCCACTTACAAGAATCGTCAACGTCTTTACCTTTCTGAACAG ACTGATGGCAGTGTTCCAAATACTCTTGTCATAGCAAACTGTGAGGTTGTTAAACCTAGAGTTGCAGCTGCAGAGCACATATCACAG TTCAATGAGGAAGCACGTTCTCCCTTTGTGAAGAAGTACAAAACTATTATACACCCTGGCGAG gTGAACAGAATCAGGGAACTCCCACAGAATAGTAAGATCGTGGCCACACACACTGACAGTCCTGAT GTTCTAATTTGGGATGTTGAGGCTCAACCAAATCGTCATGCTGTTCTGGGAGCTACAAATTCTCGTCCAGATCTG ATATTGACTGGGCATCAAGATAATGCTGAATTTGCTCTGGCTATGTGCCCTACTGAACCCTTTGTGCTTTCTGGAG GCAAGGACAAGTCTGTTGTTTTGTGGAGCATCCATGATCATATTTCTACTTTAGCAGCAGACACAGGAACTACAAAGTCTCCAGGGTCAGGTGGCACCAATAGTAAACATGCCTCTAAGGTTGGTGGGAGTGCAGATAAACCCATTGACAGCCCTTCTATTGGTCCAAGAGGTATCTACCAAGGGCACAACGATACTGTAGAAGATGTGCAGTTCTGCCCATCAAG TGCACAGGAGTTCTGTAGTGTAGGTGACGATTCTTGTCTCATACTATGGGATGCCAGAGTGGGATCTACTCCAGTTGTCAAG GTTGAGAAAGCTCATGGTGCTGATATACATTGTGTTGATTGGAATCCTCATGATGTAAATTTCATCCTGACAGG GTCTGCTGATGCTACTGTTCACATGTTTGATCGCCGTAATCTCACTTCTGGAGATGTTGGATCACCTGTTCATAAATTTGAAGGTCACAATGCTGCTGTCCTCTGTGTACAG TGGTCTCCAGACAAGTCATCGGTCTTTGGAAGTTCTGCTGAGGATGGCATTCTGAACATCTGGGATCATGAGAAG GTTGGTAAAAAGCATGACTCTATAGGATCAAAAATGCCAAATTTTCCTCCCGGCTTATTCTTCCGACATGCTGGGCATAG GGACAAGGTTGTTGACTTCCATTGGAATGCATCTGATCCATGGACTATTGTCAGTGTGTCTGATGATTGTGAAAGTACTGGAGGTGGTGGCACACTACAG ATATGGCGGATGATAGATTTGATATACAGGCCCGAGGAAGAGGTTCTGGCTGAGCTGGATAAATTCAAGTCTCACATCTTAACATGTTCCTCatga
- the LOC109007925 gene encoding protein ROOT HAIR DEFECTIVE 3-like — translation MARSDECYSTQLIDGDGIFNATGIESFIKEVRLGECGLSYAVVSIMGPQSSGKSTLLNHLFGTNFREMDAFRGRSQTTKGIWLANCAGIEPCTLVMDLEGTDGRERGEDDTAFEKQSALFALAVSDIVLINMWCHDIGREQAANKPLLKTVFQVMMRLFSPRKTTLMFVIRDKTRTPLENLEPVLREDVQKIWDSVSKPHAHKETPLNEFFNVEVVALSSYEEKEEQFKEQVANLRQRFFHSIAPGGLAGDRRGVVPASGFSFSAQQIWKVIKENKDLDLPAHKVMVATVRCEEIANEKYSSFAANEDWCHLEEAVQSGLIPGFGKKLSSILDDFLSKYDAEAAYFDEGVRSAKRKQLEEKLLQLIQPAFQSMLGHLRSETLEKFKEVFDKALNGGEGFSSASRNCTQFCMARFDEGCADVVIEQAKWDTSKVRDKLHRDIDAHITSVRTAKLAEITAHYEAKLKEALSGPVEALLDGASSDTWPAIRKLFRRETEAAVSGLSGALSGFDMDGQSKDKMLGSIENYARGVVEAKAREEAGRVLIHMKDRFSTLFSHDSDSMPRVWTGKEDIRAITKTARSASLKLLSVMAVIRLDDDDNDSIENTLSVALVDSANATLKDRSATTFDPLASSTWEEVSPAKTLITPVQCKSLWRQFKAETEYSVSQAIAAQEANKRSNNWLPPPWAIAALIVLGFNEFMTLLRNPLYLGVIFVAFLLMKALWVQLDISGEFRNGALPGLISLSSKFLPTVMNLLKRLAEEGQVPAANDPQRNPALASKSFRNGVSSSGDTSSSASSEVTSSEYSSNSKED, via the exons ATGG CAAGGAGTGACGAGTGttattcaactcaacttattgATGGAGATGGCATATTCAATGCCACTGGAATTGAAAGCTTTATCAAGGAGGTGAGATTAGGTGAATGTGGACTATCATATGCCGTAGTCTCAATCATGGGCCCACAAAGTAGCG GGAAGAGCACTCTACTAAATCATTTGTTTGGTACCAACTTCAGGGAGATGGATGCTTTTAGAGGAAG GTCCCAAACAACTAAAGGTATTTGGTTGGCAAATTGTGCTGGTATAGAGCCTTGCACCCTTGTTATGGATTTGGAGGGTACAGATGGAAGAGAACGTGGAGAG gATGATACTGCATTCGAGAAGCAGAGTGCCCTTTTCGCTCTTGCTGTTTCAGATATAGTGCTCATAAACAT gtGGTGTCATGATATCGGTCGTGAGCAAGCTGCAAATAAGCCTCTTCTAAAGACTGTATTCCAG GTCATGATGCGATTGTTCAGTCCACGCAAAACAACTCTGATGTTTGTAATACGTGATAAAACAAGG ACACCACTGGAAAATTTAGAACCTGTTCTAAGAGAAGATGTTCAGAAG ATATGGGACTCTGTTTCTAAACCCCACGCGCACAAGGAAACTCCACTAAATGAGTTTTTCAAT GTTGAAGTTGTTGCTCTTTCTAGttatgaagaaaaagaagagcaaTTTAAAGAGCAG GTTGCTAACTTAAGACAACGATTCTTTCATTCCATTGCGCCTGGTGGGCTTGCGGGAGATCGACGTGGTGTAGTTCCTGCTTCAGGGTTTTCCTTTAGTGCACAGCAAATTTGGAAAGTTATTAAGGAAAACAAGGACCTTGACCTTCCCGCTCACAAG GTTATGGTGGCTACTGTACGCTGTGAAGAGATCGCTAATGAAAAGTATTCATCTTTTGCTGCAAATGAG GACTGGTGCCACTTGGAAGAGGCTGTGCAATCTGGTCTTATTCCTGGCTTTGGGAAAAAGCTCAGTTCAATTCTTGATGACTTTCTATCAAA GTATGATGCGGAAGCTGCATATTTTGATGAAGGTGTCAGATCTGCAAAGCGGAAGCAACTGGAAGAAAAATTGCTACAG CTTATCCAACCGGCATTCCAATCCATGCTTGGACACCTAAGGTCGGaaactttagaaaaatttaaggAAGTATTTGACAAAGCTCTGAATGGGGGGGAAGGGTTTTCTTCAGCATCTCGTAACTGCACACAGTTTTGTATGGCTCGATTTGATGAAGGATGTGCAG ATGTTGTTATTGAACAAGCGAAGTGGGACACATCTAAAGTCAGGGATAAACTTCATCGCGATATAGATGCACATATCACTTCTGTCCGTACTGCCAAGCTTGCTGAAATTACTGCTCACTATGAG GCAAAATTGAAAGAGGCATTATCTGGACCTGTCGAAGCTCTTTTAGATGGAGCTAGTAGTGACACCTGGCCAGCAATAAGAAAACTTTTTAGGCGTGAGACTGAAGCTGCTGTCTCTGGGCTTTCTGGTGCACTTTCTGGTTTTGACATGGATGGACAATCGAAGGATAAAATGCTTGGAAGTATAGAAAACTATGCAAGAGGGGTGGTTGAAGCAAAAGCGAGAGAAGAAGCTGGAAGGGTCTTGATCCATATGAAGGACAG GTTTTCGACATTGTTTAGTCATGATTCTGATTCAATGCCACGGGTTTGGACTGGGAAGGAAGACATTCGTGCAATCACCAAAACTGCTCGCTCTGCA TCCTTAAAATTGCTGTCTGTTATGGCTGTCATCCGtttggatgatgatgataacgATAGTATCGAGAACACTCTGTCTGTTGCTTTGGTGGATTCTGCAAATGCTACCCTTAAAGATAGGAGTGCCACAACATTTGATCCACTGGCGTCAAGCACTTGGGAAGAG GTTTCACCCGCAAAAACATTGATTACACCTGTCCAGTGCAAATCTTTGTGGAGGCAATTCAAGGCAGAGACTGAATATAGTGTCTCTCAGGCCATTGCTGCACAG GAAGCCAACAAGCGCAGTAACAACTGGTTGCCGCCACCATGGGCAATTGCTGCTTTGATAGTCTTGGGATTCAATGAATTTATGACGCTTCTAAG AAATCCTTTGTATTTGGGAGTGATATTTGTTGCTTTTCTACTCATGAAAGCCTTATGGGTGCAACTGGATATTTCGGGTGAATTCCGTAATGGTGCG CTTCCTGGTCTtatctccttgtcttcaaagttCCTTCCCACGGTAATGAATCTTCTTAAAAGATTAGCAGAGGAGGGGCAAGTGCCTGCAGCTAATGATCCACAAAGAAACCCTGCACTAGCATCAAAGAGCTTTAGGAATGGAGTTAGCTCCAGCGGTGATACGTCATCCAGTGCTTCATCTGAAGTAACTTCATCTGAATACTCCAGCAACTCAAAAGAAGACTAA